The proteins below are encoded in one region of Phaseolus vulgaris cultivar G19833 chromosome 1, P. vulgaris v2.0, whole genome shotgun sequence:
- the LOC137813738 gene encoding uncharacterized protein — translation MKNRASRFLKQIISNLSSMAKSKTMALKSKTNAVRARLLIFSLMKNKRFLMSSLSEKFHSVWGNDSQSKDDCLLEEGSEESKAIVLYNNSHSYEALPNPSETLVVEEQDQECYEGYYNYDGDDDKYPDLTHTLFDSEDLDLGGSVIDLVKNSKEEAGKEFKLEDEIDFAADLFIMKFRRQMVLQKQESFKRKREMQEKGA, via the coding sequence ATGAAGAACCGAGCATCAAGGTTTCTGAAGCAGATCATATCAAATCTGAGCTCAATGGCCAAGTCAAAAACCATGGCTTTGAAGTCCAAAACTAACGCCGTACGGGCTCGTTTGCTCATATTCTCACTGATGAAGAACAAAAGGTTCTTGATGAGTTCCCTCTCTGAAAAGTTCCATTCTGTGTGGGGGAACGATTCTCAGTCCAAGGATGATTGCTTATTGGAAGAGGGCAGTGAAGAAAGCAAGGCCATAGTGTTGTACAACAATTCACACTCCTACGAGGCCTTGCCGAACCCCTCTGAAACCCTAGTGGTTGAGGAGCAAGACCAAGAGTGCTATGAAGGTTACTACAACTATGATGGCGATGATGACAAGTACCCGGATCTCACACACACCCTTTTTGATTCTGAGGATTTGGATCTTGGAGGATCCGTGATTGACTTGGTGAAGAATTCAAAGGAAGAGGCAGGGAAAGAGTTTAAACTGGAGGATGAGATTGACTTTGCTGCTGACCTTTTCATCATGAAGTTCCGCAGGCAAATGGTGTTGCAGAAGCAAGAGTCATTCAAGAGGAAGAGGGAAATGCAGGAAAAGGGTGCATGA